The Porphyrobacter sp. HT-58-2 genome has a window encoding:
- the acsF gene encoding magnesium-protoporphyrin IX monomethyl ester (oxidative) cyclase, whose translation MNAYKPMTSEEAMALATQDTMLTPRFYTTDFDALDAIDVSPVRAEWDQLIADMVGDPNKLHFKHNDSFKGVIEGLEPALRQEFTDFLVSSMTSEFSGCVLYAEIARRTKNPDVKQLFRLLARDESRHAGFINESLKDAGIGVDLGYLTKTKKYTYFKPKFIFYAVYLSEKIGYARYITIFRHLARNPQYKFHPIFDWFEEWCNDEFRHGEAFAMLLRSDPKLLEGANKLWVRFFLLSVYATMYVRDHNRPVFHAALGVDPTEYDYKVFAICNQIARQVFPVELDIDSPAFRRQMEKLRLAAERIEEGKARGGIGGMLARASGTLGAGLAFARMYLQRPKPNALPRSIRLQPAW comes from the coding sequence ATGAACGCCTACAAGCCGATGACCAGCGAAGAGGCGATGGCCCTGGCGACGCAGGACACCATGCTCACTCCGCGGTTCTACACCACCGATTTCGACGCGCTCGATGCGATCGATGTCAGCCCGGTGCGCGCCGAATGGGATCAACTGATCGCGGACATGGTGGGCGACCCCAACAAGCTGCACTTCAAGCACAATGACAGTTTCAAGGGCGTGATCGAGGGATTGGAACCGGCCCTGCGACAGGAGTTCACCGATTTCCTCGTCAGCTCGATGACGTCGGAGTTTTCGGGCTGCGTGCTCTATGCCGAAATCGCGCGGCGCACCAAAAACCCGGATGTGAAGCAGTTGTTCCGCCTGCTCGCCCGCGATGAAAGCCGCCATGCCGGTTTCATCAACGAAAGCCTGAAAGATGCGGGCATCGGTGTCGATCTCGGCTATCTGACCAAGACCAAGAAATACACCTATTTCAAGCCGAAGTTCATCTTCTACGCGGTCTATCTCAGCGAGAAGATCGGCTATGCGCGCTACATCACGATCTTCCGGCATCTGGCGCGCAATCCGCAATACAAGTTCCACCCGATCTTCGACTGGTTCGAGGAATGGTGCAACGACGAGTTCCGCCACGGCGAAGCCTTCGCCATGCTGCTGCGCTCCGATCCAAAGCTGCTTGAAGGCGCCAACAAGCTGTGGGTGCGCTTCTTCCTGCTATCGGTCTACGCCACCATGTACGTGCGCGATCACAACCGGCCGGTGTTCCACGCCGCTTTGGGCGTCGATCCGACCGAGTACGACTACAAGGTCTTTGCAATCTGCAACCAGATCGCCCGCCAGGTCTTCCCGGTGGAACTCGACATCGACAGCCCGGCCTTCCGCCGCCAGATGGAAAAGCTGCGCCTTGCGGCTGAACGCATCGAGGAAGGCAAGGCGCGGGGCGGGATCGGCGGGATGCTGGCCCGCGCCTCGGGGACGCTGGGAGCAGGCCTTGCCTTTGCGCGGATGTATCTGCAACGGCCCAAGCCCAACGCCCTGCCCCGTTCGATCAGGCTGCAGCCCGCGTGGTAA
- the puhE gene encoding putative photosynthetic complex assembly protein PuhE: MVSWSGHIVPFIVTVVIWFVATGLIAWADNRERATFSRSLMIGSVAGIAGLIVILIASLSPAVWAVYLAFVGALMVWGWHELSFLTGASAGPRRGLADPSLTGLARFRQAAATVMHHEVALALTALLLISLSWSVPNQIGATVFVLMFGMRLISKINLFVGVPNSTSEMLPEHLGYLKSYFGPNRMTVLLALSIAGIAGVTAYFAKLALAAPVGSAEMVGASLLTTLSLLGVLEHLFLALPFRDGMLWGWALPKRRMTTPGHQD; the protein is encoded by the coding sequence GTGGTAAGCTGGAGCGGCCATATTGTGCCGTTCATTGTGACGGTGGTGATCTGGTTCGTCGCAACCGGGCTGATTGCCTGGGCGGACAACCGCGAGCGGGCCACCTTCTCGCGCAGCCTGATGATCGGCAGCGTGGCGGGGATTGCGGGGCTGATCGTGATCCTGATCGCCTCGCTTTCCCCGGCGGTCTGGGCCGTCTATCTCGCTTTTGTCGGTGCGCTGATGGTGTGGGGCTGGCACGAACTTTCGTTCCTGACCGGTGCCTCGGCCGGCCCGCGGCGCGGGCTGGCTGACCCTTCGCTGACCGGCCTTGCCCGCTTCCGACAGGCCGCCGCGACGGTAATGCATCATGAGGTCGCTCTCGCGCTGACAGCGCTGTTGCTGATTTCGCTATCGTGGAGCGTTCCCAACCAGATTGGCGCGACGGTGTTCGTGCTGATGTTCGGGATGCGGCTGATCTCCAAGATCAACCTGTTCGTGGGCGTGCCGAATTCGACTTCTGAAATGCTGCCCGAACATCTCGGCTACCTAAAGTCCTATTTCGGGCCAAACCGGATGACCGTACTTCTCGCGCTGTCGATTGCGGGGATTGCAGGGGTGACCGCCTATTTTGCCAAACTCGCCCTCGCCGCTCCAGTCGGCAGCGCCGAAATGGTGGGCGCGAGCCTGCTGACCACGCTGAGCCTGCTCGGCGTGCTCGAACACCTGTTTCTGGCCCTGCCCTTC
- the puhA gene encoding photosynthetic reaction center subunit H, with the protein MNAAYIVGTFDVAELAFLLFFGFFIALVFYLNRESRREGYPLEDEDTGKIHPGSLFDAGKKSFQLPHGRGTYVPEDVARDDINVPAVPAFSAAGAALVPTGDPMIDGMGPAAWANRSKYPDLTFDGRPRIVPIAQSHELVVSPQDPQLIGWDVVAADKQVAGKVTDIWVDQAEHLIRYLEIETTSGKKVLAPMMVALVHGNSLLGKILPTTNDEPEYVEIDAITAAQFENVPALETAGIITRYEEDRIQAYFGGGYMYATPERSEAWI; encoded by the coding sequence ATGAACGCTGCCTATATCGTCGGCACATTCGACGTCGCCGAACTCGCCTTCCTGCTGTTCTTTGGCTTCTTCATCGCGCTGGTCTTCTACCTGAACCGCGAGAGCCGCCGCGAGGGTTATCCGCTGGAGGATGAGGACACCGGCAAGATCCACCCCGGCAGCCTGTTCGACGCCGGCAAGAAGAGCTTCCAGCTGCCGCATGGGCGTGGCACCTACGTGCCGGAAGACGTGGCCCGTGACGACATCAACGTGCCTGCCGTCCCGGCCTTCAGCGCCGCCGGCGCGGCGCTGGTGCCGACCGGCGATCCGATGATCGACGGCATGGGGCCGGCCGCCTGGGCGAACCGCTCGAAGTATCCCGACCTCACCTTCGATGGCCGTCCGCGCATCGTGCCGATCGCTCAAAGCCACGAGCTGGTCGTCTCGCCTCAGGATCCGCAGCTGATCGGCTGGGATGTCGTCGCCGCCGACAAGCAGGTGGCTGGCAAGGTCACCGACATCTGGGTCGATCAGGCCGAGCACCTGATCCGCTATCTGGAAATCGAAACCACCAGCGGCAAGAAAGTGCTCGCACCGATGATGGTCGCACTCGTCCATGGCAACAGCCTGCTGGGCAAGATCCTGCCGACCACCAATGATGAGCCCGAATATGTCGAGATCGACGCGATCACGGCGGCTCAGTTCGAAAACGTCCCGGCGCTCGAAACCGCAGGGATCATCACCCGCTACGAGGAAGACCGCATCCAGGCCTATTTCGGGGGCGGTTACATGTACGCGACACCGGAAAGGTCGGAAGCATGGATCTGA
- the puhC gene encoding photosynthetic complex assembly protein PuhC, with product MIVREYEKDEITVHKVPLMLMGGIVLISLALTASVTLGFVDRTSVPSEARAAAGVKASAERTLKFFDEPDGTVRIEDGATQEVLARFGQGEGGFIRATVRSLVHQRRIRGEGPAVPFTLTQWDNGGLTLHDPVTGRSVEVSSFGPQNRAVYADLLPGKSAAQDEAH from the coding sequence ATGATCGTTCGCGAATACGAAAAGGACGAGATAACGGTCCACAAGGTGCCGCTCATGCTGATGGGCGGGATTGTGCTGATCTCGCTGGCGCTGACAGCTTCGGTGACGCTCGGCTTTGTCGATCGCACCTCGGTCCCGTCGGAAGCCCGTGCTGCGGCCGGGGTGAAGGCATCGGCTGAACGCACGCTCAAGTTCTTTGACGAGCCCGATGGCACTGTGCGCATCGAGGATGGCGCCACGCAGGAAGTGCTCGCACGCTTCGGTCAGGGCGAAGGCGGCTTCATCCGGGCAACCGTGCGCAGCCTCGTCCATCAGCGCCGCATCCGGGGCGAGGGGCCAGCGGTCCCCTTCACCCTCACCCAGTGGGATAATGGCGGATTGACGTTGCACGATCCGGTGACCGGACGCAGCGTCGAAGTCAGCTCTTTCGGCCCGCAGAACCGCGCCGTCTATGCCGATTTGCTCCCCGGCAAGTCAGCCGCACAGGACGAGGCGCACTGA
- the puhB gene encoding photosynthetic complex putative assembly protein PuhB: MDLTRSAGAAAAIAPLPAGIDHAELENDGPKAFGDRLGTPAPDEKVLWKGRPNLGLLARTAFHTRKAGIYMGALVVIALAMGNTDAAIVSAVLGIALIAILYVLAWASARSTLYILTDARLIMRIGMAIETRINIPLKQVEAAHLRPRPDGHGDIAFEVAGERLLGTVLLWPHVRPWHYAKPQPMLRAVPEAETLAKMIAEVRAQYGTIERNLTEIKEAAPTGGHTGQQPAAAPGRLAPVIHRGEPGLEGAPA; the protein is encoded by the coding sequence ATGGATCTGACACGCTCCGCAGGCGCGGCAGCGGCGATAGCGCCGCTGCCCGCCGGCATCGATCACGCCGAGCTCGAAAATGACGGTCCCAAGGCCTTTGGCGATCGCCTCGGCACCCCGGCGCCCGATGAAAAGGTGCTGTGGAAGGGCCGCCCGAACCTTGGCCTGCTGGCGCGCACCGCGTTCCACACACGCAAGGCCGGGATCTACATGGGCGCCCTTGTGGTGATCGCACTGGCAATGGGCAACACCGATGCCGCGATTGTCTCAGCCGTGCTCGGCATTGCCCTGATCGCGATCCTTTATGTGCTTGCCTGGGCGAGTGCGCGAAGCACGCTCTACATCCTCACCGATGCGCGGCTGATCATGCGGATCGGCATGGCGATCGAGACGCGGATCAATATTCCGCTCAAGCAGGTCGAAGCGGCGCATTTGCGTCCCCGCCCTGACGGGCATGGCGACATCGCCTTTGAAGTCGCTGGCGAACGGCTGCTCGGCACGGTGCTGCTGTGGCCGCATGTGCGTCCGTGGCACTATGCCAAGCCCCAGCCGATGCTGCGCGCCGTGCCTGAGGCGGAGACGCTGGCAAAGATGATCGCCGAAGTTCGCGCCCAATACGGCACGATCGAACGGAATTTGACAGAGATCAAGGAAGCGGCCCCGACTGGCGGCCACACGGGACAACAGCCCGCGGCCGCTCCCGGTCGCCTCGCCCCGGTGATCCACCGCGGCGAACCGGGTCTGGAGGGAGCCCCCGCATGA